One Sodalis praecaptivus DNA segment encodes these proteins:
- the pbpG gene encoding D-alanyl-D-alanine endopeptidase, with amino-acid sequence MLSLLRVVYIGVSLLTLGNLVIGPAQAALSAEPAPLVSPLQIASGSALVLDMSDNHLLYAAHPDKVVPIASLSKLMTAMVVLDAKQPMDEMISVDIHQTPELRGVFSRVRVGSEIDRRTMLLLALMSSENRAAASLAHHYPGGYGAFINAMNAKARALGMMHTHYVEPTGLSMHNVSTARDLSKLLMASKNYPLLSELSTTHETMATFRHPAYTLPFRNTNHLVYRNDWTIQLTKTGFTNQAGHCLVMRTVINHRPVALVVLDAFGKFTHFADANRIRSWLETGKASPVPPAALDYKRQKARQVDQTARNAGRDDGQIME; translated from the coding sequence ATGCTTTCACTTTTACGTGTGGTTTATATTGGCGTGTCACTTTTGACCCTCGGCAATCTGGTTATCGGTCCCGCTCAGGCGGCGCTGAGCGCCGAGCCCGCGCCGCTGGTCTCGCCGCTGCAAATCGCGTCGGGCAGCGCGTTGGTGCTGGATATGTCGGATAACCATCTGCTCTACGCCGCGCACCCTGACAAAGTGGTGCCCATCGCGTCGCTGTCCAAACTGATGACGGCCATGGTGGTGCTGGACGCGAAACAGCCGATGGACGAGATGATATCGGTGGATATCCACCAAACCCCGGAACTGCGCGGCGTCTTTTCCCGCGTGCGGGTCGGCAGCGAGATCGATCGCCGCACCATGCTATTACTGGCGCTGATGTCCTCGGAAAACCGCGCCGCCGCTAGCCTGGCGCACCACTATCCCGGCGGTTACGGCGCCTTTATCAATGCCATGAACGCCAAGGCCCGCGCCCTGGGCATGATGCATACGCATTATGTAGAACCGACCGGGCTGTCGATGCACAACGTGTCTACCGCGCGCGATCTGTCTAAGCTGCTAATGGCTAGCAAAAACTATCCGCTGCTGAGCGAACTCAGTACCACCCACGAAACCATGGCCACCTTTCGTCACCCGGCGTACACCCTGCCGTTTCGTAATACCAACCATCTGGTCTATCGCAATGACTGGACAATCCAGTTGACCAAAACCGGCTTCACCAACCAGGCCGGGCATTGCCTGGTGATGCGCACCGTCATCAATCACCGCCCGGTGGCGCTGGTGGTGCTTGATGCCTTCGGCAAGTTTACCCACTTCGCCGACGCCAACCGCATCCGCAGCTGGCTTGAAACCGGCAAAGCGTCGCCGGTGCCGCCGGCGGCGCTGGACTATAAGCGGCAGAAAGCGCGCCAGGTTGACCAGACCGCGCGCAACGCCGGCCGTGACGACGGGCAGATTATGGAGTGA
- a CDS encoding HlyD family secretion protein, which translates to MDSHKPNDTSDTSRPNDNDDVNRASPPPAGTDSGARRAEDDRRHDDHRGGDGDAPRRDDNRSDSDNRRQDDHRDNDGDTRRQDDGRNNDDDARGGDDDGNNDGGNDDGGNQRKRPGKKPLIILAIVGVVMLIVGLWFWLSSRNQETTDDAYTEGNAVTIAPKISGYVVKLLVKDNQRVRKGDLLVQIDPRDATAERDRARAQLGLAQAQLHQAQAQLALSKVQYPAQLAQAKAQQARAEANLQNAEADYRRQRGVDPRATSQQNIDNASAQLRSARAELANAQAQVEVAAQVQLQVRQVETNVEARERQVSQAQAQLETAELNLSYSDVRAPFDGFVTRRNVQLGTLVQAGSSLFSVVSPDIWITANFKESQLERMRPGNQVEVTVDAYPNLTLHGHVDSIQQGSGSRFSTFPAENATGNFVKIVQRVPVKIVIDSGLDPNTPLPLGLSAEPKVTLE; encoded by the coding sequence ATGGATAGCCACAAACCCAATGATACTTCCGATACATCCCGACCCAATGATAACGATGATGTCAACCGCGCTTCTCCCCCTCCCGCCGGCACCGACAGCGGGGCGCGCCGCGCAGAGGATGACCGCCGGCATGACGATCACCGCGGCGGCGATGGCGACGCCCCTCGGCGCGACGACAACCGCAGCGATAGCGACAACCGCCGGCAGGACGACCACCGGGATAACGATGGCGACACCCGCCGGCAGGACGACGGCCGGAACAATGATGACGACGCCCGGGGCGGTGATGACGACGGCAATAATGACGGCGGCAATGACGACGGCGGCAATCAGCGCAAACGCCCCGGCAAAAAGCCGCTGATTATCCTGGCCATCGTGGGGGTCGTGATGCTGATCGTCGGCCTGTGGTTCTGGCTTTCCAGCCGCAACCAGGAAACCACCGATGACGCCTATACCGAAGGCAACGCGGTGACCATCGCGCCGAAAATCTCCGGCTACGTGGTGAAACTGCTGGTCAAGGATAATCAGCGGGTCCGTAAGGGGGATCTCCTGGTGCAAATCGACCCGCGCGACGCCACCGCCGAGCGCGACCGCGCGCGCGCGCAGCTGGGTCTGGCGCAGGCGCAGCTTCATCAGGCGCAGGCGCAGTTGGCGCTGTCAAAGGTGCAATATCCCGCCCAATTGGCCCAGGCCAAAGCACAGCAGGCCCGCGCCGAAGCCAACTTGCAGAATGCCGAGGCGGATTACCGCCGGCAGCGCGGCGTCGACCCCCGCGCCACCTCACAGCAAAACATCGATAACGCCAGCGCCCAGCTGCGCTCCGCCCGTGCCGAACTGGCCAACGCCCAGGCGCAGGTCGAGGTGGCCGCCCAGGTGCAGTTGCAGGTGCGTCAGGTCGAGACCAACGTAGAAGCGCGCGAACGCCAGGTCAGTCAAGCGCAGGCACAATTGGAAACCGCCGAACTGAATCTCTCCTACAGCGATGTCCGCGCGCCGTTCGACGGTTTCGTTACCCGGCGCAATGTCCAGCTTGGTACGCTGGTTCAGGCGGGCAGCTCGCTGTTCTCGGTGGTCTCGCCGGACATCTGGATTACCGCCAATTTCAAGGAATCCCAGCTTGAACGTATGCGCCCCGGCAATCAGGTGGAGGTGACGGTGGATGCCTATCCTAATCTGACCCTGCACGGCCATGTCGACAGTATTCAGCAAGGCTCGGGCTCGCGCTTTTCCACCTTTCCGGCCGAAAACGCCACCGGCAATTTCGTGAAGATAGTTCAGCGGGTACCGGTCAAAATCGTCATCGACAGCGGCCTGGATCCCAACACGCCGCTGCCGCTGGGGCTGTCGGCCGAGCCGAAGGTTACGCTTGAATGA
- a CDS encoding DHA2 family efflux MFS transporter permease subunit — MSGDRHWTPSSNPWAVAIVVTLAVFMEILDTTIVNVALPHVAGTLSSSYDESTWVLTSYLVANGIVLPISAFLSRVLGRKQYFLICVAMFTVCSFLCGIATELWQMILFRVMQGFFGGGLQPVQQSVLLDYFKPEDRGKAFGLSSIAIIVAPVVGPTLGGWITDNYSWRWVFLINIPVGVLTFLAIYQMLEDPPWERKVKNGKLNIDYIGIGLIALGLGCLQVMLDRGEDDDWFSSGFIQLFALLAVVGLVGAVYWLLYTRKPVVDLRCLKDRNFAVSSLLMAGMAMILYGSSVVMPQLAQQELGYTATWSGLVLSPGAVLIVMSIPLVLKLMPVVQTRWLIAFGFTLMTLSFIYSSHLVPNIDFSTMVKMRAAQSIGLGFLFVPLTTLAFITLAPRLNADGSALFTMFRNVAGSIGISLSTAAITERSQAHSAYMVHNMSPFNEQFQQAIQRAAQAFRDAGSLIGDPTSLATGQLYQQMVAQSRILAYVDVFSLCALVSLILIPFCLLLSPVKSEGNAGAH, encoded by the coding sequence ATGAGCGGCGATCGCCACTGGACGCCGTCCAGCAACCCCTGGGCGGTCGCCATCGTCGTTACCCTGGCGGTGTTCATGGAAATCCTGGATACCACCATTGTCAACGTGGCGCTCCCCCACGTAGCCGGTACCCTCTCCTCCAGTTACGACGAGTCCACCTGGGTGTTGACCTCTTACCTGGTGGCGAACGGTATCGTGCTGCCCATTTCGGCGTTTCTCAGCCGCGTGCTGGGACGCAAACAGTACTTCCTGATTTGCGTGGCCATGTTTACCGTCTGCTCTTTTTTGTGCGGTATCGCCACCGAGCTGTGGCAGATGATCTTGTTTCGCGTCATGCAGGGTTTTTTTGGCGGCGGTCTGCAGCCGGTCCAGCAGTCGGTACTGCTCGATTATTTTAAACCCGAAGATCGCGGTAAAGCGTTCGGCCTCTCCTCCATCGCGATTATCGTCGCGCCGGTAGTCGGCCCGACGCTTGGGGGCTGGATAACCGATAACTACAGCTGGCGGTGGGTATTTTTGATTAACATCCCGGTAGGCGTGCTGACCTTTCTGGCCATATACCAGATGCTTGAAGATCCGCCGTGGGAGCGCAAAGTGAAGAACGGTAAGCTCAATATCGATTATATCGGTATCGGGCTTATCGCGCTGGGGCTGGGCTGCTTGCAGGTGATGCTGGACCGCGGTGAAGATGATGATTGGTTCTCCTCGGGCTTTATTCAGCTCTTCGCGCTACTGGCCGTGGTCGGACTGGTGGGGGCGGTGTACTGGCTGCTTTATACCCGCAAACCGGTGGTGGATTTGCGCTGCCTGAAGGACCGCAATTTTGCCGTTTCCAGCCTGCTGATGGCGGGCATGGCGATGATTCTCTACGGCAGTTCGGTGGTCATGCCGCAGCTGGCGCAGCAGGAGCTCGGCTATACCGCCACCTGGTCCGGGCTGGTGCTTTCGCCGGGGGCGGTGTTGATCGTCATGTCCATCCCGCTGGTGCTGAAGCTGATGCCGGTGGTGCAGACCCGCTGGCTGATAGCGTTCGGCTTTACCTTAATGACGCTGTCGTTTATTTATTCCAGCCATTTGGTCCCGAATATCGATTTCAGCACGATGGTGAAAATGCGCGCCGCGCAGTCCATCGGCCTCGGTTTCCTGTTCGTACCGCTGACCACCCTGGCTTTTATTACGCTTGCCCCGCGGCTGAATGCCGATGGTTCAGCGCTGTTCACCATGTTCCGCAACGTGGCGGGCTCTATCGGCATCTCGCTGTCCACCGCCGCCATTACCGAGCGCTCCCAGGCCCACAGCGCCTATATGGTGCATAATATGTCGCCGTTCAACGAGCAATTCCAGCAGGCGATTCAGCGTGCCGCCCAGGCGTTCCGCGACGCCGGCAGCCTCATCGGCGATCCGACATCGCTTGCCACGGGACAACTCTACCAACAGATGGTGGCGCAGTCGCGGATCCTGGCCTACGTCGATGTCTTCAGTCTCTGCGCGCTGGTTTCGTTAATCCTTATTCCATTTTGTTTGCTGCTTTCGCCGGTGAAAAGCGAAGGCAACGCGGGAGCTCACTAA
- a CDS encoding efflux transporter outer membrane subunit, whose translation MPARIRTVRKRPTPLLPLLGLAALTLSACSVGPDYQPPQPSTPSAFNDLRSTDRTASRALAAQPDPKWWRTFNDAQLDSLIDRAIAGNLSLQQAVLRIAGAREQTLQAGAAGLPTVSANASATRQQLGLKGELDSYGVRAQVAESSEELASRLDSLTRPIHLYQGSFDTSWELDLWGRVRRSVEMANAQTQASVESRNDALVSLEAEVARAYLQLRGAQSVSDTLMAQIDVAQQSLELTQSRAHSGLAPQLDVENASAQIGSLRAQLPQYQAQQRQAMNGLAVLLGLPPGALNAELTQTKPLPRLPAAVPVGVPASLARRRPDVREAEAQLHAATANIGVSVAQLFPDLSLTGQFGMRNTDSDYLTHWSSHFYSYGPQVSIPIFQGGRLVSNVRLARAQQANAVLAYRQTVLTALQDVENALVSYRADQQRVDGLEQTADALQNAFNLASNSYRQGISTFIEVLDAQRQLAQARQQAASARVQSSVDLVSLYKALGGGWELYPQGDLPKFQVFGPAETVNGKS comes from the coding sequence ATGCCGGCTCGTATTCGCACCGTCAGGAAGCGGCCAACCCCCCTGTTACCGCTGCTCGGTTTGGCCGCACTGACGCTTAGCGCCTGTTCGGTGGGGCCCGATTACCAACCGCCCCAACCCTCTACGCCGTCGGCCTTTAATGACCTGCGCAGCACCGACCGCACCGCCTCCCGGGCGCTGGCCGCGCAGCCAGACCCAAAGTGGTGGCGCACCTTTAACGATGCGCAGCTCGATAGCCTTATCGACCGTGCCATCGCCGGCAATCTCTCTTTGCAGCAGGCGGTGTTGCGTATCGCCGGCGCCCGAGAACAAACGCTGCAAGCGGGCGCCGCCGGCCTGCCGACCGTGAGCGCCAACGCCAGCGCCACGCGCCAGCAGTTGGGCCTGAAAGGCGAACTGGACTCCTATGGCGTCCGCGCCCAGGTGGCTGAAAGCAGCGAAGAGCTCGCCTCGCGCCTGGATTCGCTCACGCGGCCGATTCACCTTTATCAAGGCAGTTTCGACACGTCTTGGGAGTTGGACTTATGGGGTCGGGTGCGCCGCTCCGTTGAAATGGCCAACGCGCAAACGCAGGCCTCGGTGGAAAGCCGCAATGATGCTCTGGTCTCGCTGGAGGCCGAAGTGGCGCGGGCCTATCTACAGTTGCGCGGCGCGCAAAGCGTCAGCGACACGCTGATGGCGCAAATCGACGTGGCGCAGCAGTCGCTGGAGCTGACCCAAAGCCGCGCGCACAGCGGTTTGGCGCCGCAGTTGGATGTGGAAAACGCCAGCGCTCAGATAGGGTCGCTGCGCGCCCAATTGCCGCAGTATCAAGCCCAACAGCGCCAGGCAATGAATGGGCTGGCGGTGCTGCTGGGGCTGCCGCCGGGGGCGCTGAACGCCGAGCTGACGCAGACCAAACCGCTGCCGCGCCTGCCGGCGGCGGTGCCGGTGGGCGTCCCCGCCTCCCTGGCGCGTCGCCGTCCCGATGTACGCGAGGCGGAAGCGCAGCTGCACGCCGCAACCGCCAATATCGGCGTCTCGGTCGCGCAGCTGTTCCCGGATCTGTCGCTGACCGGCCAATTCGGGATGCGCAACACCGATTCTGATTATCTCACCCATTGGAGCAGCCATTTTTATTCCTATGGTCCGCAGGTGTCTATTCCCATTTTCCAAGGCGGGAGGCTGGTGTCGAATGTGCGGCTGGCGCGGGCGCAACAGGCGAATGCCGTCCTCGCCTATCGCCAAACGGTACTGACCGCGCTCCAGGATGTGGAAAACGCCTTGGTCAGTTATCGCGCCGACCAGCAGCGGGTCGACGGGTTGGAACAAACCGCCGACGCGCTGCAAAATGCCTTCAATCTGGCCAGCAACAGCTATCGCCAGGGGATAAGCACCTTTATCGAGGTGTTGGACGCGCAGCGTCAGCTGGCACAGGCGCGGCAGCAGGCCGCCAGCGCCCGCGTACAATCCAGCGTGGACCTGGTCTCGCTGTATAAAGCGCTGGGCGGCGGCTGGGAGCTCTATCCGCAGGGAGATTTGCCCAAGTTTCAGGTATTTGGCCCGGCCGAGACGGTAAACGGAAAATCTTAA
- a CDS encoding YjcB family protein yields the protein MGTLAASFLVMRWELLSAMMMFFASQLHVQCRRSSRNAMAFIFTGVGIGMACWFVTGLLGITLAQLLMIRHEMWESMKQGMLFMMANTPPDLQFT from the coding sequence GTGGGAACGCTTGCCGCAAGCTTTCTTGTGATGCGCTGGGAACTGCTCAGCGCGATGATGATGTTTTTTGCCAGCCAGCTGCACGTGCAGTGCCGCCGGTCCAGCCGCAACGCGATGGCGTTTATTTTCACCGGCGTGGGCATCGGTATGGCGTGCTGGTTTGTCACCGGGCTGCTGGGGATTACTTTGGCGCAATTGCTGATGATTCGTCACGAAATGTGGGAAAGCATGAAGCAAGGTATGCTGTTTATGATGGCCAACACGCCGCCCGATCTGCAGTTCACCTAA
- a CDS encoding membrane-bound PQQ-dependent dehydrogenase, glucose/quinate/shikimate family: MLRRLFSLPGLTGLLICVCGLFFLVVGLWLLSLGGSAYYLPAGILLSVSGFLIIERRILGLWIYLLTFVLTALWALYEVGLDGWKLMPRLLVLAVLGLWCSMPFITRPLTLSRRQRVLAAVAGLFYLLVGAGVIGAGYITSERLYVQHAPLPAAAAAAAAETETDRTGRNEWRHYGRTPAGERYSPLTQLTPDNVAQLAPAWAIHTGDVMQPGEDKKGREFNFEATPIKVANRLYLCTPHRQVLALNATTGKTLWTYDPHNDTRANEYLACRGVAYYQSPTPTNAPCDRRIISTTADAKLIALDADTGRLCQDFGAGGRVNLTDLMGKVPPGFHFITSQPLVVNDRVVLGGWIYDNQARGEPSGVVRAFDPQSGKLAWAWDMGRSDPTAPLKPGETYTRGTPNGWGTYTADPALGLVYIPLGNATPDYYGAQRRPFDDKYSSAIVALDLATGKERWHFQTVHHDVWDFDLPIGPSLVDLPQPGGGTVPALVQTTKMGQLFLLDRRTGKPLAQVEERPVPQADPFPGERLSPTQPYSTGMPTFAPANLTEKDLWGATPFDQLWCRVQFRRFGYQGQYTPPGLGTRIAYPAFDGVMDWYGASIDPARHVLIANTSYIPFIAEGVTEQKALRRGLMQPWAGWESNQPYPKPKEFAVGPQYGTPYAEIVRPWLSPLGAPCNAPPWGKLAAIDLQSRKISWERPVGTTRDMNILNTHTNAALPTGIFTMGGNIITAGGLIFMGATADDYLRAFDEASGKELWRGRLPAGGQATPITYLGADGRQYVVIAAGGHGGLGTRTGDSVMAWALPARRAAGK, encoded by the coding sequence ATGCTACGTCGTCTTTTTTCCTTGCCGGGCCTCACCGGTCTGCTGATTTGTGTCTGTGGATTATTTTTTCTGGTGGTTGGCCTGTGGCTGCTGTCGCTTGGCGGCTCCGCATATTATCTGCCGGCCGGCATACTGCTGAGCGTGAGCGGGTTTCTCATCATCGAACGGCGCATTCTGGGGCTTTGGATCTATTTGCTGACGTTCGTGCTGACCGCGCTATGGGCACTGTATGAGGTCGGCCTGGACGGCTGGAAACTCATGCCGCGTTTGCTGGTGCTGGCGGTGCTCGGGCTGTGGTGCAGCATGCCATTCATTACTCGGCCGCTGACGCTGTCGCGCCGGCAGCGGGTGCTGGCCGCCGTCGCGGGGCTGTTCTATCTCCTGGTCGGCGCCGGTGTGATAGGGGCAGGCTACATAACCAGCGAACGTCTGTACGTTCAGCATGCACCGTTGCCGGCTGCGGCTGCTGCGGCGGCGGCCGAGACCGAGACAGACAGGACCGGGCGCAATGAGTGGCGCCACTATGGTCGCACCCCCGCCGGGGAGCGTTATTCGCCCTTGACCCAGCTCACGCCCGACAATGTGGCGCAACTCGCCCCCGCCTGGGCGATCCACACCGGCGATGTCATGCAGCCGGGGGAAGATAAAAAAGGGCGCGAATTCAATTTTGAGGCTACCCCGATTAAAGTGGCCAACCGGCTTTATCTCTGTACGCCGCATCGGCAGGTGCTGGCGCTGAATGCGACCACCGGTAAAACCCTCTGGACCTACGATCCCCACAACGACACCCGCGCCAACGAGTATCTTGCCTGCCGCGGGGTGGCCTATTACCAATCGCCCACTCCCACCAATGCCCCTTGCGATCGGCGCATTATCAGCACCACCGCCGATGCCAAACTCATCGCGCTTGATGCCGACACGGGGCGGTTGTGTCAGGATTTCGGGGCAGGGGGCCGCGTGAACCTGACCGATTTGATGGGCAAGGTTCCGCCGGGCTTTCATTTCATCACCTCACAGCCCCTGGTGGTGAACGATCGCGTCGTGCTGGGCGGCTGGATCTATGATAATCAGGCGCGCGGCGAGCCGTCCGGCGTGGTGCGCGCCTTTGATCCCCAAAGCGGCAAATTGGCCTGGGCATGGGATATGGGCCGCAGCGATCCCACCGCGCCGTTGAAACCCGGCGAAACTTACACCCGCGGCACGCCGAATGGCTGGGGCACCTATACCGCTGACCCGGCGCTGGGTCTGGTCTATATCCCCCTGGGGAACGCCACGCCAGATTATTACGGCGCACAGCGCCGGCCGTTTGATGACAAGTATTCCAGCGCTATCGTGGCGCTGGACTTGGCGACGGGGAAAGAGCGTTGGCATTTCCAGACCGTCCATCATGATGTGTGGGATTTTGATTTGCCCATCGGGCCTTCGCTGGTGGATCTGCCCCAGCCCGGCGGAGGGACGGTGCCCGCGCTGGTGCAGACCACCAAAATGGGCCAATTGTTTCTGCTGGATAGGCGTACCGGCAAACCGTTAGCGCAGGTCGAGGAGCGGCCGGTGCCGCAGGCGGATCCCTTCCCGGGAGAGCGTCTATCGCCCACCCAGCCCTACTCCACCGGCATGCCAACGTTCGCGCCCGCCAATCTGACCGAAAAGGATTTATGGGGCGCTACGCCGTTCGATCAGCTTTGGTGCCGCGTGCAGTTCCGCCGGTTCGGTTATCAGGGGCAATACACGCCACCGGGGCTGGGAACCCGTATCGCTTATCCGGCGTTTGACGGGGTGATGGACTGGTACGGCGCCTCGATTGACCCGGCGCGTCACGTACTGATCGCCAATACCAGCTATATCCCGTTTATCGCCGAGGGCGTCACCGAGCAAAAAGCGCTACGCCGCGGGTTGATGCAACCCTGGGCCGGTTGGGAAAGTAATCAGCCGTATCCCAAACCGAAGGAGTTCGCGGTGGGGCCGCAGTACGGTACGCCGTATGCCGAGATTGTGCGTCCCTGGCTATCGCCCCTTGGCGCGCCCTGCAATGCGCCACCCTGGGGTAAACTGGCGGCGATTGATTTGCAAAGCCGAAAAATCAGCTGGGAGCGGCCGGTGGGCACCACTCGCGATATGAATATTTTAAATACCCATACCAATGCGGCGCTGCCGACGGGGATCTTTACCATGGGCGGCAATATTATCACCGCGGGCGGGCTGATTTTTATGGGCGCCACCGCCGACGACTATCTGCGCGCTTTCGACGAAGCCAGCGGCAAAGAGCTGTGGCGCGGCCGCCTGCCGGCCGGCGGGCAGGCGACGCCCATCACTTATTTGGGCGCCGACGGTCGCCAGTATGTGGTGATTGCCGCCGGGGGACACGGCGGGCTCGGCACCCGTACCGGCGACAGCGTGATGGCCTGGGCGCTGCCCGCTCGCCGCGCCGCAGGGAAATGA
- the gpmA gene encoding 2,3-diphosphoglycerate-dependent phosphoglycerate mutase, translated as MTPATTATAEKRLVIVRHGESLWNRENRFTGWTDVKLTERGRIEAIEAARLLKQHGYRFDFACTSLLVRAVHSLWLLLDELGQSWLPEEKSWRLNERHYGALEGLNKAVTAERYGHEQVMAWRRGYRAAPPPLLPDDPRHPGRDARYRRLAVASQPLSESLAATEQRVINYWREVIVPRLRRGEHVLLVSHSNVIRALVKHLDGLEEDALTALYIPTGVPIVYEFDDKIAPRQRYFLGDEQDIANRIAAVIRTGSKK; from the coding sequence ATGACTCCTGCTACGACGGCGACGGCCGAAAAACGTCTGGTGATCGTGCGCCATGGCGAAAGTCTGTGGAATCGGGAAAATCGATTTACCGGCTGGACCGACGTCAAACTGACCGAACGGGGACGAATCGAGGCTATCGAGGCGGCGCGGCTATTGAAACAGCACGGCTACCGCTTCGACTTTGCCTGTACGTCGCTGCTGGTCCGGGCCGTGCATTCGCTCTGGCTGTTGCTCGATGAACTGGGTCAAAGCTGGCTGCCGGAAGAGAAAAGCTGGCGGCTGAACGAGCGCCATTACGGCGCGCTGGAAGGATTAAATAAAGCGGTTACCGCCGAACGCTACGGCCACGAGCAGGTCATGGCCTGGCGGCGCGGCTACCGCGCCGCGCCGCCGCCGCTGCTGCCGGACGATCCCCGCCATCCCGGACGCGATGCCCGCTACCGCAGGCTGGCCGTCGCGAGCCAACCGCTCAGCGAAAGCCTGGCGGCAACCGAACAGCGTGTCATCAACTACTGGCGCGAAGTTATCGTGCCGCGACTGCGGCGCGGTGAACACGTCCTGCTTGTGTCCCATTCCAATGTGATTCGGGCGTTGGTCAAGCACCTGGACGGTCTGGAAGAAGATGCCCTGACGGCGCTGTATATTCCGACCGGCGTACCTATCGTTTACGAATTCGACGACAAGATAGCGCCACGTCAGCGCTATTTTCTTGGCGATGAGCAGGACATCGCCAATCGTATTGCGGCGGTGATCCGTACCGGCAGTAAAAAATAA
- a CDS encoding DMT family transporter: MPILLALLAPILWGSTYATVGLFLQEQSPVWVAVWRALPAGILLLMIHPTKPPLPAKKMLALSFCNIAAFFLLLFIAAYRLPGSIAGTLSATMPLQVMLLRWLQEGKRPSWWMALLSLAGIAGVALLFNPSSSPDPVGVAAALAATLLIAQSTLWMSRWQYRDALALTAWQLLLGGMMLLPVALTLTGPPALPRPHAWPGLIWLVLANSALAYWCWVWALNRFGPAVMSIVSLLNPLSAVLLGVMLLPERLSWPQWLGIALILLAVLLMKIPTAPRRPVRAKAVRGVPPAAAADRPEGSSKQR, translated from the coding sequence ATGCCTATTCTCCTCGCTTTGCTTGCCCCGATACTGTGGGGCAGTACCTACGCGACGGTCGGATTGTTTTTGCAAGAACAATCTCCCGTTTGGGTGGCGGTCTGGCGCGCGCTACCGGCCGGTATCCTGCTGTTAATGATTCATCCCACCAAACCGCCGCTGCCGGCGAAAAAAATGCTGGCGCTAAGCTTTTGCAATATTGCGGCGTTTTTTCTGCTGCTTTTTATCGCTGCCTACCGGTTGCCGGGATCGATTGCCGGCACGTTAAGCGCCACCATGCCGCTGCAGGTGATGCTGCTACGCTGGTTGCAGGAAGGAAAAAGGCCGTCGTGGTGGATGGCGCTGCTGTCATTGGCCGGGATTGCCGGCGTGGCGTTATTATTTAATCCCTCGTCGTCGCCGGATCCGGTCGGGGTCGCGGCGGCGCTGGCGGCGACGCTGTTGATTGCGCAGTCCACGCTGTGGATGAGTCGCTGGCAATATCGGGATGCGCTGGCGCTGACCGCCTGGCAACTGCTGCTCGGCGGCATGATGTTGCTGCCGGTCGCGCTGACGCTGACGGGGCCGCCGGCCCTGCCGCGGCCGCACGCCTGGCCGGGACTTATTTGGCTGGTGCTGGCCAACAGCGCGCTGGCGTATTGGTGTTGGGTATGGGCGCTGAACCGCTTTGGCCCCGCGGTGATGTCGATAGTGTCGTTACTTAATCCGCTGAGCGCGGTGTTGCTGGGGGTCATGCTGTTGCCGGAGCGGTTATCGTGGCCGCAGTGGCTCGGTATCGCATTGATTTTGCTCGCCGTGCTGTTGATGAAAATTCCCACTGCGCCGCGCCGACCGGTGCGCGCGAAAGCGGTCAGGGGCGTACCGCCAGCCGCCGCCGCGGACAGGCCTGAGGGCAGCTCCAAGCAGCGGTGA
- a CDS encoding MarR family winged helix-turn-helix transcriptional regulator — MLETFQLLKYLLVTALSGEMMNQDHVDRVLEQWRSQRPDLDCLPMGLVGRLARMNNLIGAQVNALHARAGLEPVEFDILATLRRSGEEVTPTRLYQTLMLSSGAMSVRLDKLLARGLIYRQPHEHDRRSCKVGLTDAGLALIDSAMTAHVKNEQRLLAPLDVAQRQQLTALLRLWLLANE, encoded by the coding sequence ATGCTTGAAACATTTCAGCTTCTCAAGTATCTTTTGGTTACTGCACTGTCGGGGGAAATGATGAACCAGGATCACGTCGACCGCGTACTGGAACAATGGCGCAGCCAGCGCCCGGATTTGGATTGCCTGCCCATGGGTCTGGTTGGCCGTCTTGCCCGGATGAATAACCTGATCGGCGCCCAGGTCAATGCGCTCCATGCCCGCGCGGGCCTGGAGCCGGTGGAGTTCGATATTCTCGCTACCCTGCGCCGTAGCGGGGAAGAGGTGACGCCGACCCGGCTGTATCAGACGTTAATGTTATCCTCCGGCGCCATGTCGGTGCGGCTGGACAAGCTGCTCGCGCGCGGGCTGATTTACCGCCAGCCCCATGAGCACGATCGCCGCAGCTGCAAAGTCGGCTTGACCGATGCCGGGCTGGCGCTCATCGACAGCGCCATGACCGCCCATGTAAAGAATGAACAACGCCTGCTGGCGCCGCTTGATGTGGCGCAGCGCCAGCAGTTAACCGCATTGCTGCGCCTGTGGCTGCTGGCGAACGAATAG